Genomic window (Thermodesulfobacteriota bacterium):
AGCTGACGCAAGCCGTCGGCCAGCGGCGTCCGTCTGTTGAATACCGGCAGCGTGGTGGTAAGATCGTCTTCCACGCGTTTCTGGAGATCACCGGCCTGATAGGCGGCCACCGGTGTTACGGGAACACAGTAGCTCTTATCCCCGGAAAGATAACGCAGCTCAAACAACCCGACGGGACAATACGAGGCCGGCAGTGTCCGGGCGAACTCCGTCAGAATTTCCCTGATGGCTTCCGCCCGGGTGATCCGGACAACGGTAGTCTTCTCCGGTGAGTTGAAATATCCCATCTTTTCCTGGCTGGACCCTGACAGGTCCGCCAGGACCAGAAGCGGCCGGTCGTCTGCCGACGTCAGGGCGCCGGATATCCCGGTGATCAGAAGGACACCCAGCATCGCCAGGAACAATTTCGAAGCGTATGACATGCGCATATTTTTTCTCCTCATTCAATGATTAAACAGAGAATCAGAACGGTTTTACCTGATTACAACCGGACGAGTCCTTTCTGTAGAAACCAAAGTCAATGCTCAAGTTGGTCTGCGGATCCGCGTCTCCGTCGGTGGTCGGCTCTCCGTTGTCCGTCAGGTGGATGCTTTTCGTGACGACACCGCGTTTTTTCAACCGTATTCCATTGTTGTCGCCGTCAATATCCGTGTTCGGATCCTGATACCAGGGGACAACGGTGTGCTTGTAAAGCGGCCGGCCACGTTTGAAATTGATCTGATCGATCTGCACGATATAGTCGTCTTCACATAAATTGTCAAACCGGTAATACCCGCCGATCGTTTCCGTGGACGCAAGCAGACGGTCCGCTTTGGGGCTGAATTTCCCGTTATGGTCGCTGTCGGCATATAGATTGATCTTGACACCGTTTATCCCGGTAGTCGCGGTGGACCCATCCGGACATTCCAGCGGACACGGGGTGCTCCAGACGAAATTCCCAAGCTGCAGCTTGCAGGCCGTATCGTTCCAGGCCGTGGGATCGTTCACCGGAGAGGTCGCCGGGTCGTCGGTACAAGTCTCCTTCTGGCCGCTATCCCGGTCATCCCGCCAGTCACCGTCGCCGTCTTCATCCCAGTAAGCGCAGGCCTGGTTTTCCACGTAATCAGCGTCATCATCCACATAAGTGCTGTACCAGATCCGTACGTTACCGCCGTTACCCGGGATCGATCCCTCCCAAATCACTTTGTTTTCCGCTTCATCATAGCGATAATCTCCGTAGTCCGCTCCCAGGCTGCCGGGCGCGTAGGTGGTGTTCGCCGGGATGACGTCTTCGATGTGGACATTAAGGGCGTCACCGGGATTGTCGTTGATCCAGAGCATTTCCCACTGGATCACCGGCCGATCGCCGAAGACGGTCTTAAATGCCCGCGGCGGGTCGTAAATGCCGCCTTCCGGTTCGATGGAAGCGAAAACGGTCGCGTTGGCATCGTCCCGGATAACGACCTCATTGCCGATTAATGTGCCCGGCGGTAAATCGGGCTTCACCCGCAGTGTCACCAAGATTTCTCCGGAGTCGCCCGGGGCCAGGTTCCCGACCGTCCAGCGGTTGTCAAACCCCGGGTCCGGAGCGGGATCAGCGGACACATAAGTTGTATTATTGTCGTACACCTCGGTAATGATAACGTCAGCGGCTGTTTCCGTTGCATCCTCGTCATTGGCATAAATTATTTGATACATGACGAGATCGCCGGAGCGCACCGTATCCGTGAGGATCTCCTTAAAAATTTGCAGTGACGGTGCTTCACTGACGGTTGTCGTTTCCGACGCGCTCGCCGTTCCATCATCGGAATTCAGGGCCACTCTGTTGACCAGCAGCGTTCCGTTGGCCAGAGACGTGTCTACTGCCACCGTCACCGTGATGGTGCCAGACGCGCCTGCCGCCAGGCTGCCGATGGTCCAGCGGTTGCTGAAGCCGGCGTCCGGCGCCGGCACCGCCCTCAAGAAGGTTACGTCCTCATCATACTCTTCCGTAATAGTCACGTTGGTGGCTGTTTCCGTTCCCCGGTTTCCATAGGTGATGGTGTAAACGATCTGACCATCCGGCACGACCGGATCGGGTTCATCGGTCTTGGCGATGGACAGGAACGGCGCGCTGGTCGCCGTGGTCGTCTCCACGTCATCCGTGACCTGCTGGTCTGAATCCAGGGCAACAAAGTTCGTCAGAATGGTGCCATCCGCCAGAGGCGTGTTGACCCGCAGTGTCACGTCGATGACGCCGAACTCACCCGCGGCCAGATCGCCAATGGTCCATTGGTTGTCAAAGCCGGAATCCGGCTCCGGCACCGCGGACACGAAGGTCATGTTGGCGTCATATTCTTCCGTAATGGTCACACCTGTTGCATCGCCGGTGCCCGCGTTTCCGTAGGAAATGGTGTACACGATCTGCCCGCCCGGCACGACCGGGTCGGGATCATCGCTCTTGACGACCTGGAGCGCCGGTTCAGGCACCGGCCCCGGCCCAGGTCCAGGCGGTATATTACGGATGGTGGTCGTCTCGCTGTCGCTGACCGTACCGTCATCCGATGTCAGCGTCACGTTATTGCTGATCAGGGTGCCGTTGGCCAGCGGACTGGTCACCAGCACCGTCACCGTTATGGTGCCGGAGCCGCCCGCCGCCAGGTTACCGATGGTCCACTGGTTGTCAAAGCCGATATCCGGCACCGGCACAGCAGAAACGAATGTCACGTTGGCGTCATAGGACTCGGTGATGACCACGCCCGTGGCCGCGTCGGTTCCGGCGTTGCCGTAGGAAATCGTGTAGACGATCTGGTTGCCCGGCACCACCGGGTCGGGCGCGTCGGTCTTGGAAATGGACAGGGTCGGCGCGCTGGAGACGGTGGTCGTCTCGCTGTCGCTGGAGGAGCCTTCGTTGGCGGTCAGGGAGACGGTGTTGGTGATCAGGGTACCGTTGGCCAGGGGCGAGTTGACGTTCACCGTGACGGTAATGGTGCCCGAGGCGCCGGTCGCCAGACTGCCGATGTTCCAGATGTTGTCGCCGGACGTGGGCGCGGGAACGGCCGAGTCAAAGGTCACGTTGCTGTCGTAAGTCTCGGTGATGACCACGCCCGTGGCCGTGTCGGTCCCGGCGTTGCTGTAGGAGATGGTGTAGACGATCTGCCCGCCGGCGGTCACCGGGTCAGGCGCGTCGGTCTTGGAGATGGACAGTGACGGCGCGCTGGAGACGGTGGTCGTCTCACTGTCGCTGGTGGAGCCCTGGTTGGAGGTCAGGGCAACATTGTTGCTGATCAGGGTGCCGTTGGCCAGGGGTGTATTGACGTTCACCGTGACGGTGATGGTGCCGGAGGCGCCGGCCGCCAGACTGCCGATGGTCCAGACATTGTCGCCGGAGGTAGGCGCCGGAACGGCCGAGGCAAAGGTCACGTTGCTGTCGTAAGTCTCGGTGATGACCACGCCCGTGGCCGTGTCGGTGCCGGCGTTGCTGTAGGAGATGGTGTAGACGATCTGCCCGCCGGCGGTCACCGGGTCAGGCGCGTCGGTTTTGGAGATGGACAGTGACGGCGCGCTGGAGACGGTGGTCGTCTCGCTGTCGCTGGTGGAGCCCTCGTTGGCGGTCAGGGAGACGGTGTTGGTGATCAGGGTTCCGTTGGCCAGGGGCGAGTTGACGTTCACCGTGACGGTGATGGTGCCCGAGGCGCCGGCCGCCAGATTGCCGATGGTCCAGGTGTTGTCGCCGGACGTGGGCGCGGGAACGGCCGAGGCAAAGGTCACGTTGCTGTCGTAAGTCTCGGTGATGACCACGCCCGTGGCCGTGTCGGTGCCGGCGTTGCTGTAGGAGATGGTGTAGACGATCTGCCCGCCGGCGGTCACCGGGTCAGGCGCGTCGGTTTTGGAGATGGACAGTGACGGCGCGCTGGAGACGGTGGTCGTCTCGCTGTCGCTGGTGGAGCCCTCGTTGGCGGTCAGGGAGACGGTGTTGGTGATCAGGGTTCCGTTGGCCAGGGGCGAGTTGACGTTCACCGTGACGGTGATGGTGCCCGAGGCGCCGGCCGCCAGATTGCCGATGGTCCAGGTGTTGTCGCCGGACGTGGGCGCGGGAACGGCCGAGGCAAAGGTCACGTTGCTGTCGTAAGTCTCGGTGATGACCACGCCCGTGGCCGTGTCGGTGCCGGCGTTGCTGTAGGAGATGGTGTAGACGATCTGCCCGCCGGCGGTCACCGGGTCAGGCGCGTCGGTCTTGGAGATGGACAGTGACGGCGCGCTGGAGACGGTGGTCGTCTCGCTGTCGCTGGCCGTATCATCATCCGACGTCAATGACACGTTGTTCGTTATTTGTGTACCGTTGGCCAGGGGCGAGTTGACGTTCACCGTGATGGTGATGGTGCCGGAAGCGCCGGCCGCCAGGTTGCCGATGTCCCAGACGTTATCGCCGGAGGTCGGCGCGGGAACGGCCGAAACAAAGGTCACGTTGCTGTCGTAAGACTCGGTGATGACCACGCCTGTTGTCGCGTCCGTGCCGGCGTTGCTGTAACTGATGGTGTAGACGATCTGCCCGCCGGGGGCCACCGGATCCGGTGCGTCGGTCTTGTTGATCGACAATGCCACGTTCGCCGGGTCGACGGTGATGCTGACCGTGGCGTCGTCGCAGTCGCCGTCGGTGTCGCAGACCTGGTAGGTGAAACTGTCGGCGCCGCTGTAGTTGGCGGTCGGGGTGTAGGTGAAGGTGCCGTCGGCGTNNNNNNNNNNNNNNNNNNNNNNNNNNNNNNNNNNNNNNNNNNNNNNNNNNNNNNNNNNNNNNNNNNNNNNNNNNNNNNNNNNNNNNNNNNNNNNNNNNNNCGGTCAGCTTGGACCAGACGTTGCCGCCGTCACCGGACGGGGTGTCGTTGCCGGAGACATCGCCGTTTAGCACCGTGTCCTCGGTGGTGGTATAGCTGTCGTCCGCCGCCACCGGCGCGTCATCGGCCGGGTCGACGGTGATGCTGACCGTGGCGTCGTCGCAGTCGCCGTCGGTGTCGCAGACCTGGTAGGTGAAACTGTCGGCGCCGCTGTAGTTGGCGGTCGGGGTGTAGGTGAAGGTGCCGTCGGCGTTGACCGTGACCGTGCCGTGGGCCGGGTCGGTCAGCTTGGACCAGACGTTGCCGCCGTCACCGGACGGGGTGTCGTTGCCGGAGACATCGCCGTTTAGCACCGTGTCCTCGGTGGTGGTATAGCTGTCGTCCGCCGCCACCGGCGCGTCATCGGCTTTATTTATGGTCAGGCTGTCGGGAGATGAAGTCGTTCCTTCTGCCGTAGCCGTGGCCGTATTGGTCACGGAGCCGGCCGCCACATCAGCGGCTGTTACCGTATATGTCGCCGTGCAGATGATGCTTTCACCTGGGTCCAGATAGTT
Coding sequences:
- a CDS encoding cadherin-like domain-containing protein, with protein sequence ADGTFTYTPTANYSGADSFTYQVCDTDGDCDDATVSITVDPANVALSINKTDAPDPVAPGGQIVYTISYSNAGTDATTGVVITESYDSNVTFVSAVPAPTSGDNVWDIGNLAAGASGTITITVNVNSPLANGTQITNNVSLTSDDDTASDSETTTVSSAPSLSISKTDAPDPVTAGGQIVYTISYSNAGTDTATGVVITETYDSNVTFASAVPAPTSGDNTWTIGNLAAGASGTITVTVNVNSPLANGTLITNTVSLTANEGSTSDSETTTVSSAPSLSISKTDAPDPVTAGGQIVYTISYSNAGTDTATGVVITETYDSNVTFASAVPAPTSGDNTWTIGNLAAGASGTITVTVNVNSPLANGTLITNTVSLTANEGSTSDSETTTVSSAPSLSISKTDAPDPVTAGGQIVYTISYSNAGTDTATGVVITETYDSNVTFASAVPAPTSGDNVWTIGSLAAGASGTITVTVNVNTPLANGTLISNNVALTSNQGSTSDSETTTVSSAPSLSISKTDAPDPVTAGGQIVYTISYSNAGTDTATGVVITETYDSNVTFDSAVPAPTSGDNIWNIGSLATGASGTITVTVNVNSPLANGTLITNTVSLTANEGSSSDSETTTVSSAPTLSISKTDAPDPVVPGNQIVYTISYGNAGTDAATGVVITESYDANVTFVSAVPVPDIGFDNQWTIGNLAAGGSGTITVTVLVTSPLANGTLISNNVTLTSDDGTVSDSETTTIRNIPPGPGPGPVPEPALQVVKSDDPDPVVPGGQIVYTISYGNAGTGDATGVTITEEYDANMTFVSAVPEPDSGFDNQWTIGDLAAGEFGVIDVTLRVNTPLADGTILTNFVALDSDQQVTDDVETTTATSAPFLSIAKTDEPDPVVPDGQIVYTITYGNRGTETATNVTITEEYDEDVTFLRAVPAPDAGFSNRWTIGSLAAGASGTITVTVAVDTSLANGTLLVNRVALNSDDGTASASETTTVSEAPSLQIFKEILTDTVRSGDLVMYQIIYANDEDATETAADVIITEVYDNNTTYVSADPAPDPGFDNRWTVGNLAPGDSGEILVTLRVKPDLPPGTLIGNEVVIRDDANATVFASIEPEGGIYDPPRAFKTVFGDRPVIQWEMLWINDNPGDALNVHIEDVIPANTTYAPGSLGADYGDYRYDEAENKVIWEGSIPGNGGNVRIWYSTYVDDDADYVENQACAYWDEDGDGDWRDDRDSGQKETCTDDPATSPVNDPTAWNDTACKLQLGNFVWSTPCPLECPDGSTATTGINGVKINLYADSDHNGKFSPKADRLLASTETIGGYYRFDNLCEDDYIVQIDQINFKRGRPLYKHTVVPWYQDPNTDIDGDNNGIRLKKRGVVTKSIHLTDNGEPTTDGDADPQTNLSIDFGFYRKDSSGCNQVKPF